One genomic region from Drosophila subpulchrella strain 33 F10 #4 breed RU33 chromosome 2R, RU_Dsub_v1.1 Primary Assembly, whole genome shotgun sequence encodes:
- the LOC119550511 gene encoding succinate dehydrogenase assembly factor 2-A, mitochondrial: MLRQLRMTLDISSWIFLPWRRCASNVRNPPPPLTSTFDDVIVDYEDPDYLPLPEYPVRPNEPLDIRKQRLLYQSRKRGMLENDLLLSTFAAKHLQKFSAEQTALYDQLINGVSNDWDIYYWATNVKPVPKEYDTEIMMLLKEHVKNAERVSRLRQPDLNT, encoded by the exons ATGCTGCGCCAACTAAGG ATGACGTTGGATATTTCGAGCTGGATTTTTTTGCCGTGGAGACGTTGTGCATCGAATGTGCGGAATCCTCCTCCGCCACTGACCAGCACCTTTGACGATGTGATTGTCGACTACGAGGACCCGGACTATCTGCCGTTGCCGGAATATCCTGTGCGTCCCAACGAGCCGTTGGATATTCGAAAGCAGCG TCTTTTGTATCAATCCCGTAAGCGCGGAATGCTGGAAAACGATCTTCTgctcagcacatttgcggccAAGCACCTTCAGAAATTCAGCGCCGAGCAAACGGCTTTATACGATCAGTTAATCAACGGGGTCAGCAATGACTGGGACATCTACTACTGGGCCACCAACGTGAAGCCCGTTCCCAAGGAGTACGACACGGAGATTATGATGCTCTTGAAGGAGCACGTGAAGAATGCCGAG